From a single Eubalaena glacialis isolate mEubGla1 chromosome 15, mEubGla1.1.hap2.+ XY, whole genome shotgun sequence genomic region:
- the LOC133075916 gene encoding LOW QUALITY PROTEIN: uncharacterized protein LOC133075916 (The sequence of the model RefSeq protein was modified relative to this genomic sequence to represent the inferred CDS: inserted 2 bases in 1 codon; substituted 1 base at 1 genomic stop codon) gives MDNLAFEMHEDAKQNVVSLGKMNTISRMENKRQWSLASIFLVCLLACTITTASGVLILSLVYVNNSQPHSEPGAQPLQTVIPMVQKAVDPKFKFLNHLPKSKVFEFPGGASQRAWYRNNAKDDLSIEEEAFGSSLNSQRSQTTLGTLRIKSNGLXEHGYLVQGTAGIGVADDGAVVTTHSVTAGQVIFPKNTVHWIEHVGSEDCFFLLFFSTHHELQTLEADDVIFSIPEDIASRSPEPEGGISFIRTFHKQKEDEGVSLPPNLAELVINADCSQSPDSLVWRXFYDLKGSKEYQFPGGIIQLAQYWKNRSELSKDEKIFSEFLNQHQNALTFSTLRIYNHGLRQPHFHFNANEMGYVISGCAKVGIINAQCTIEFNVHIGDVIFFPTGTQHYIKSTCDKELLLILAFSTGEQLQTLDMDDYLQATADHILAQLFSKQSEFKKIPKFKEDQAINLP, from the exons ATGGACAACTTAGCATTTGAAATGCATGAAGATGCAAAGCAGAATGTTGTATCTCTGGGGAAGATGAATACCATATCCAGAATG GAAAACAAGAGGCAGTGGTCACTGGCGAGCATTTTCCTGGTGTGTCTCTTGGCCTGCACCATTACCACGGCATCTGGAGTCCTGATTCTCTCCTTGGTTTATGTGAACAACTCTCAGCCCCATTCAGAACCTGGAGCCCAGCCTCTGCAAACAGTAATTCCCATGGTGCAAAAGGCTGTTGATCCAAAATTCAAGTTTCTTAATCATTTACCTAAATCCAAG GTGTTTGAGTTCCCCGGTGGTGCAAGCCAGCGGGCCTGGTACAGGAACAATGCCAAAGACGATCTCAGCATTGAAGAAGAGGCCTTTGGCAGCAGCTTGAACAGTCAGAGATCACAGACGACTCTGGGGACCCTGAGAATAAAAAGCAATGGCCT CGAACACGGCTATCTTGTACAG GGGACAGCAGGGATTGGGGTGGCTGATGATGGTGCTGTCGTTACCACGCACAGTGTTACAGCTGGCCAAGTGATCTTCCCTAAAAACACAGTACACTGGATAGAGCATGTGGGGAGCGAAGACTGCTTTTTCTTGCTCTTCTTTTCTACACATCATGAACTTCAGACCCTGGAAGCTGATGATGTAATTTTTTCTATACCTGAGGACATTGCTTCCAGGTCACCTGAG CCTGAAGGTGGAATTAGTTTCATTAGAACATTCCATAAGCAAAAAGAGGATGAGGGGGTCAGTCTTCCTCCCAACTTGGCAGAACTGGTTATCAATGCTGATTGCTCACAGTCTCCAGATAGCCTTGTGTGGAGATAATTTTATGACCTGAAAG GTTCAAAAGAATATCAATTTCCAGGAGGAATAATACAATTGGCACAATATTGGAAAAATAGAAGTGAACTAAGCAAGGATGAAAAAATTTTTAGTGAATTCCTGAATCAG cacCAAAATGCCCTCACTTTTAGTACACTCAGGATTTATAACCATGGATTAAGACagccacattttcattttaatgcaaATGAAATGGGATATGTAATAAGTGGATGTGCAAAG GTGGGCATTATCAATGCTCAGTGTACCATAGAGTTTAACGTTCACATTGGAGATGTGATATTTTTCCCCACTGGAACCCAGCATTACATTAAGAGTACATGCGATAAGGAATTGCTTCTCATCCTTGCCTTCAGCACTGGAGAGCAG TTGCAAACCCTTGACATGGACGATTATCTCCAGGCCACAGCAGACCACATCCTGGCCCAGCTTTTCTCCAAGCAAAGTGAGTTTAAGAAGATCCCCAAATTCAAGGAGGACCAGGCGATCAACCTGCCTTAG